The following proteins come from a genomic window of Triticum aestivum cultivar Chinese Spring chromosome 6A, IWGSC CS RefSeq v2.1, whole genome shotgun sequence:
- the LOC123132449 gene encoding uncharacterized protein → MSAVVCGKRSSIFADELIPSSPPSPPHHHPSKRSRCSPTRAFDDAAAAHRREALLHHLRSLFPHMDPQLLERALEASGDDLDFAIRSLNDLRLESAEAIFSAAFSEPENGLSTALKLSAEGNGQLDAISGNPPATDNCQTNHHSSEWVELFVREMMSASDINDARARASRALEVIEKSIMERTGAEAVQNLHKENKMLKEQLAIALRENAVLKRGVAIQHERQKEFDDKTQEVHNLKQLILQYQEQLKTLEINNYALRVHLQQAQQNSSMPGRFHPDVC, encoded by the exons ATGTCTGCCGTAGTGTGCGGCAAGAGGTCCTCCATCTTCGCCGACGAGCTCATCCCCTCCTCTCCGCCTTCCCCTCCCCACCACCACCCTTCCAAGCGGTCCCGCTGCTCCCCGACCCGCGCCTTCGACGACGCCGCCGCGGCCCACCGGCGGGAGGCGCTGCTCCACCACCTTCGCTCCCTCTTCCCTCACATGGATCCCCAG TTGCTTGAAAGAGCTCTTGAAGCATCTGGAGATGATTTGGATTTTGCAATAAGGAGTTTGAATGACCTGCGCCTGGAGTCAGCTGAGGCTATCTTTTCAGCTGCATTTAGTGAACCTGAGAATGGCCTGTCAACAGCCCTTAAGTTATCGGCTGAAG GTAATGGCCAATTGGATGCTATTAGTGGAAATCCACCTGCGACAGATAATTGTCAGACAAATCACCATAGCTCTGAATGGGTTGAGCTATTTGTTAGAGAGATGATGAGTGCCTCTGACATAAATGATGCACGGGCTCGTGCATCAAGAGCTTTGGAGGTTATTGAGAAGTCCATCATGGAGCGGACAGGAGCCGAGGCAGTGCAAAACTTGCACAAG GAAAATAAGATGCTAAAGGAGCAATTAGCAATAGCTCTTCGAGAGAATGCTGTTCTGAAGCGGGGGGTTGCAATCCAACACGAGCGCCAAAAAGAGTTTGATGATAAGACACAGGAGGTTCACAACCTAAAGCAATTGATTTTGCAGTATCAGGAACAACTAAAGACTCTCGAG ATCAATAATTATGCACTTAGGGTGCATCTACAGCAGGCTCAGCAGAACAGTTCAATGCCCGGGCGTTTCCACCCTGATGTTTGCTGA